A segment of the Pelecanus crispus isolate bPelCri1 chromosome Z, bPelCri1.pri, whole genome shotgun sequence genome:
TGCTGAGCCACAAGCCAGACCCAGCACTCTCTCTTTGCTGGTTCCAGTGGGAACTTCCAGCAAGCAAGGGCAGGTCACCTGTGGCCACAAGATCTGTCTCCCCTGCTGTGCCTTGGCATGATCCAGTGCAGACGCCAGCAGAGATCTCTGAGCCAAATATGTGAGCTGGAGCAAGGAGAGGTGTTTGCCCTGAACAGCACAGGTCTTAGCTGAAGCTGGAGGGACAAGCATCTTTGCCGGTGATCGTGCATGGTTGCTGATGCCTGAACGACCCAGCCATCTCCTGGGCTTTTCTGATGGTTTCATTCCCTGCAAGCAGAACATTTCCTGAGTCATTTATTTCCAAACAGTAGCAAAATAAGCCTAAATCCTTGCTGCCAGTCTGTCAGCTAATCCTTCTGCAGACCAGGAGCAATGCTGTGAGTGTGACTTGAGGCTCTCCATGGTTGATAAGCATGTTGCTGCTGTATGTAAACAGGCTTCTTGAGAGCCCAAAAGTGGTCCTGGCACAGACATCATCCCCAGCTCAGTGTAACTCCAGCTTCACCTGCTATATAACAGCATCAGGTTGCAATAGGACCATGACGGGATAGGTTTAGAAAGGCTTCAGGGCTGCAGGTCATTTCACACCCCAGTTGATGCATGTTTGGTTGGTGTCCCAGGGAGCCAGTGAGGAAAATTTTGCTGTGTTCATGAAGGAGTTTGGGTTTCCTTGGTCTTCCCAACAGAAATGCTCCAGGGAAGTctcttctttgctttccttcattGAATTCACTGGCTTGTTTTGCTAACggaggagctcttaccctggAGGTGTCACCTTGACCTACCCCTGAGCAGGGcagaaggaacaagaaaaagTCTTCTCCAGAAGCAACATACCTCTGAAGTCCTGGCAGGCTGTGTGCCCCTTGCCACTGAGAACAATAAGGATGGGAGTTTTGGGCAACCCTGTTGGTGGCTTCCTGGAGCTTTTCACCCACTTCAAAATCAGTCTGTAAAAGCTTAAACCCCTTTTGCACAGGAAGCTGGTGTCCTAGGTCACTGGGCTGCTTTGTAAAGTGTCCAGATCCTGTCCCAGCATGGCTGTGCCCAGAAATCCCATCCTGCCAAGAATGGCAGGGACTGGGACTGTCAGTGTCATgatggcagcagggcagagccaggccTGTGCCCCTTGGCCAGAACTCAGCAGATGAAAGGGTCCCCTCTGCTCCTGGGGAAGTTATGGGgacttttctgtctgtgtttgtGCCAGCATGGTTGACTTCCTCGCTACTTTAAAACATaaacatgttttgctttgtttaatcGAAACCTTACAGCAGATGTTTTATGATTATTCCaccaatgggaaaaaaaaaggatgttgaAAAGTGCCAGCATCATGGCTTTTATGGGAGAATTTTATTAACTTGATGGTTTACTATTCAGCGAGGGAATGAAGGCATCAGCCAAGACACAGGGAATCCAGTTTAAATGACTCTGCTTTCCTGGATGTAGAGTTCAGTGTGTGCCAatggggagagggctggggctggggctctgaggGCGATGGATCTGGGGGTCTTCAAATAGCCAGTCCTTGTCCTTATCCTTGTCCTTGCCCCTGGGGCTCCACCTCAGTCATCTTCCACCTCCTGCTTAGCTTCCAGTGTCAGTACTCACTTTTGGGGCTGAGACAACCATCAGGGGTCCTGCAAAACTTGTGCCTGCACTGACAATAGGACCAGGAgccctgtgcctcagtttctctccCTGGAGAGCCAGAGTGGAGCCCAGGCATAAGGCAAAGCAAGCGTGAGGGCAACGGGGGACTTGGCCATGAACACAGCAGTGTGGGACATGTGGGGGGGATCTCATCCCCATCTCACCTCCCAGGGGTCATGCCCCATCAGCAGGGCAGAGTCCGTCCCCATGCAGAGCCTTTTCTGCCCCTGCCATGAGCTTTCTTGACATGTCCCTCATGACCCTGTTTCAGCCAAGAGCATTTTGCTCTCCTGCTGGGAACTGTTAACGATAAAAGCAATGCAAACACTGCTGTGAGTGGCTCTGGTACCTGTTTGATGAGCTCCTCAGGGACAGATCTCCCATGTAAGCTCAGCTCTGCATCTGTCAGCTCCATGGGGGGGATGCTCTGCCCCATCTCCCTCTCAGCTCCCAGTGAGCCCAGTGGATGTGGTGTAAGCAAGGATGCAGGCGGAGGATGGGCTCAGCTATGTGCCTGGTGGCAGAGCCCCATGAGTGCCCTTTCCACACTTGGCCGGGGCATTCATCAGGAGGGAGAGCCTATCAGCAGCCGTGTGCAGAGGTAATCCTTTCCTGCATTGTGCACACTGCAGGAAATTAcaacagctctgctctgagaaGGGCTGCTCCTTGGAGGCCTGACATGGGCGAAGCCTCTGGGTTTgtagaaagctgctgtgtgcatCCAAGCTGATGCTGCGGTGCCGTGGCGGTGCCGtcagccagcctgcagcagcctgggtgGCTCACATGCACAGCCGCCCCGGGAAAAGCAGATGGAGAAATAAAGGGAAACTTTCCGTTCCAGTGCCCCCAAAAGGACATTAtaattttccttccctgtgtCATCCTGCTTGCCTGGTTATGTGGCGTTAAATTAGGGCTCTGGTTTGGTTACGGCTCATTACAGGCTTGCGTGTGGCTTTGTTGCAACTTGCTCAGAAGCACCAAAGGAGCTGAGCCAGTGTGAAAGTCGAGGTTTTAGGAACAGTTCAGCGACTAGGAGCTGAGCCTTGCCTGTGGCTGGTGACTTCAGCCAGGCTCAGACACAGCTCCCATGGACCTGGCGTTACTGCCTGGAGGGCATCGGTCAGGGGCCCTCCCTGACCAGTGGGGAGAGCAAAGGGCTTGGGATGGAGGTAGGTCAATGGCAGATGGCTTCCGCATCTCCTATTCCCAGCTGAGTGAAGCAGTAGCCTGTCCCAATGACCTGTGTATGGTGCTGCGTGCAACGCAGGGTGCCAAAGGGAGTGCTTCCAACGCTGTCAGAcagcaaagcagcttttctgcagaaatagcTAAGTCCCGAAATACCCTGAGCAGCTGTGTTTATCCCAACGCTCTCAACTCAGAGAGATGCTCGGCTGTGACGTGGGCCGTTAGTACAAACATCACTTCCAATGCCCAGACCAGAGCCACGCAGGGCATTGCTCACTTAGCGTCATTAATACAAACCAGCACCGTCCTGGCATGCAGTTGATGCACtcagtaaataaaaacaacccTGGCTCATCCCAGCACTCGGGCAAGGAGCGGGGCTGTCTTCTCAGGAGGAGAGGGGTTTCCAAATGTCCCTGTTCCCCTTCCTAGGGCTGCCTTCACCCCAGCTGTGCCCTCCAGCAGCCAAGGAGGGCTCTGTCAGGGTTGTGCTGGACTGGGATGAGGGAGCAGCCCGGGGATCTCCTGGGGACTTCTTTCCCAGCAGTCATTGCCTTCAGCAAAGTTGACGTTTGCTAGAGAAATGTAGTGAGATCCCTGCAGCCGTACAACTTTATCTGTGTTGTGCCCCGGCATTTATTTCCAGTGCTGAAGGAAGGGCACGTTTCTAATATCTGCACTCAGGACCCTTAGAGGAGCTGCTTCCAAGCCTGGCTGGTGATATTCCCCCTTGCTGCACCACTGTGTGGGGCACCCGCTGCCACGTCTCCCGAGCCTGCCTGTCAGACTGGGTACCAGCCCTCCCACTCGCCCGTGCTTGACATCTGCTTTCTGGGGTGCCCAGAGCCACAATGGGCACAGATGACCTTCCCAGCCCCagagcagggacccccccccccccccccccccccccaaatccagaGGCAAGGTGAGAGGCGGCAGGCTGGCAAAGGGGAAGGCTGCGAGCAGAAGGCAGCATGGAGTGACGGGGTGTAGTGACTGGGTGGATACTGGTTTGGAGGAACCCTGCAGGGTACATGCTCAGCTGCAGGAGGACTTGGTGGGCTGAACACAGGTTGGAAAATTCCTCTTGTACGGCTCTGTGTGTGCCATGATACGTATCTGGAGAGCCCAAACCAGGTCATTACTTTTGCAAAGCCCCCAAACTCCGATGAGAGCAATACGCTGGTGGTGCAGCCCACAGTGGGGAGTGCTCTTGCCCAAAGTGGCACTGGTACCCTTAGCAGGGACATTGCCTCCCACCAAGCCTGgaagctcctgctgctcccaagCAAGCAAGGACTGAACCAAACAGGCTTATTTCCCTCGTGCTACATGAGTTCTCCCAAGATGCTGACTGTTTGATGTAGCACCTGGGAGCGAGCCCCTGGGAGGGTtgggatgggtgctggggggggctgtgggaagGGCTCGCCCCACGCTGGGACACGTGTTGGGGTTGGCACAGCAGCATGTGATGAGGCACAGGGACAGGCTGTGCCATGGGAGGTCTGGGATGTGCCCACCTGGGACTCACTTACGCCCCCAGGGTTAAGGGCTCTCAGCACCCAGCTGCCCTCTGGGAGAAACACGTTTGGGTGCAAAAAGGCCAATCCCTGCTCCTGtggctgcctctccccaggAGCACTGGCATGGAACAGGTATGGTGGGACCATTTTGGGGAGGTTTGGACATCTGCATTGCTGTGACTGCCCTTTGAGTCATGCATGCCTGGCACCTCCCTGCAGTCTGGGGGGAAAAGCTGGGGGTCTTGGAGGGCAATCCAGCCCCACAGGGCCGAGAAGGGCTGGAGGAAAGAGGCAAAAGAGGGTTTGTATCACTGGATCAACAGATCCACTCCCATCCCAATCCAAATTCTTCATTACCCCCTTTCACCAGCCCATGGGGATTTTCACACAGCGCTTGGCGCCTCGGGCTTGAAATACAGGGACAGGCAGGTGGATCCCCCAGTAGATCAGCCCCCAGTGAGGGCTGTGAGCTGGGAcacagcagcccagcagccctccctgcagcagaCCCCCTTCCCATCTCCACGGTCCTCCCTGCTCACAGCTTTGCCCCGCTTGCTCTCtttgcaggagaagaaaggccaGGAGGTTAAGAAGGGTCCTGAGGTGGAAATCGCAAAGCTGGACAAGCTGCTAAACCTGGTGAGAGAGCCAGAGAGCAAGGCAGGGAAGTGAACGGGGGTAACGATGGCTCTgccgggggctgctggctgAACAAGCCTGGCTTTGATCGGTGGCTGCTTGGCATGCAAGCCGTGGGCCCCGTGCCGCCCGCTCTTTGCATAGCTGGAACACTCTGCCTCTGTGCCCAGCCAAATAAACGGAGGTGCTGGGAGAGCCGTGGCGTGCAGTCATCTCTGGGGTCAGGCAGACCTCGCCGTACTCGGTCCCCCGGAGCCGCACAGCCCTCAGCTCTTCCCCACCCTTGGCTGGGCTTGCACGGGGTGAGAGGCCCTTGGAGGGCAGGTGAGGGCTGGTCCCACCAGCCCTAGGGAAACCTCAGGACTGCAGCTTGATGGCAGCCAGTCCCACCGTGAGCGGTGGCCAGAGAGACTGAGTATTGagctgcagccccacagccatTTGTGGGGTCAGCCACACACAGCCCCCTGGATTTTGGTGTGGCAGCCTAAGCCAGAGGGTGGCTGGGGACCTGGCCTGGCCCCCCACGGCTGTGGGAGAGGGACGTGCCATCACTGCAAACAGGGTatgacagcagctgctggcCACCAGTTTCAGGATGCTTacagctccccgctccccacgGGTGCTCGGAGTGGGGCTCAGCCacctctgcccagccagcagctgtgggaaCCGCCGGGCACTGGGGTTTGCAGAGCCTTCCCACCACTCCGGCGCTTTGCGGCAGAGGGATTAGCTGCTACGtggctgcggtggcagcaggagcCGTGGTGGCCTCGCCGCATGCTGatgagcagggacaggctgtcACCGCTGGAGCCTTGCACACAGCTGCCGGGACTGGGGACCAGAGGCACTCGTTCCACCAGGCACGGGTGGCAGCGAGTCTCCTTCATCTGCTCAGCTGGCCTGCATCCCCTGCAAGCATCCCTGTAACTTAAGGCCACAGCTTGGAAATTCTCCGGTGCCTCtagcactggggctgggggggtgctcCCTGATGACAGCTGAATGTCCCCGGCCCAGGCTGACATGCTGCAGGCATGAAATATCCAGCCAGGTTTCTCACCCAGCATTTAAAAGCCGCAGATGGACGCAGACATGAGCCCTTCTTTGTCACCATCACCCAGCAAACTGCCCACAGTCCTGCAGGGACATCAGCCACAAACCCTGGGGCAGCCGCTCCTCAGCCTTGTGGGACAGGCAGGACATTCCACATCCCCCAGATTTTCCAGGCGCTGGGCAGAGCTCAGAGACACCACCCGAGTCCTATGATTGGTTTATTAGTCTAGTAAAAACACTGCCTGCAAAGGAATGTGTTAGCTACACCTGACATGGGGAGGAACCACAGGCTCTGCCAAGCCTGGCCAAAGCTGCACAGGGACCCTGGCCGGcctccctcccagcacagcccattCCACTGTCCCCTccttgcagcagctgtgccGGCAGGCACCTTGGCTATTGCTCAGCTCTAGGatgggcagggcagagccctcCGAAACCCACAGCacctgcaggcagggtgggggaagGCAGCTGCTGGGCCTGGGGACAAGCCAGACCACCAGCATCCCTGCCGGCAGATCCACTGTGGTCCCCAGGGAGCGGCGGGGCTGGAAGACCCTTCACAGCTGTTTAGCTGGGcaccctcctctctccccatgtctcccacctccccagcaaAAACCCATCCCGGGCTGCTGTCAGCGGGGATGGGGACGCCAGTGAGGGCACGTCTGCTGCCCGTGGGCAGGTCACACCCCACTGGCTGACCTcggctgggagcaggcaggagggcaggcagggacgcaCACCCGGCGAGGGGGGCCGTTTGCCTGGCAGTGTTGGTGCTAATGCTGGAGAGGACTGACAGACAGACCAGGGACAAACGGACAGACCATGCAGACCCTCTCGTGGCTCATTAAACTGGCTGCTGGGACAGACAGGTACCAAATGCCCTCCTGAGGCTGGGGACACACGGCACCCCTGGGCCACCCCTAAAGACACCCAGACCGATAACTCTCTGGTCTGCTGGCAGGGCCTGCTCGGGGACAGGCACCCgtgccagccccgctgcctcccctctCTGAGCCCCCGACCGGCCCCGCTCAGGTCTGCAACACGGTGGCCACTGGCCTGGGCCACGAGCGCCAGGGAGGAGCCCACAGGCTGTCCCCAAACACAGGGTGCACTCGAGGGCAGGGCTCCTGCTGTGCTTGCCGGCCACTGGAACAGGCAGGATTGTCCCTGTAGCATGTCCCTAGCCACTGTCTCTCCATCCCCCACAGTCACTGTGGGCATCCGCAGGGACTTCACacaccaaaaccacacagaaaaagcGCTGTGCCCCGTGTCACGGCCCCTGTGAGCAGCTCGGCATCCCCTCTGCTCTCATCCTGCCCCATCCACTGCCCCAGTCCCAGCGCAGGCATCCACGCTGGCCTGACTCCTTCAGCACAGCCGGGTACCCAAGTCCGCAAGCagctcagggctgcagcaggtacTTCTCTTCATTCCTCGCCTCATCCATGTCAGAACCCGGGCTCTTCTTGGGGCACGAGGGGGTCCTGCAGGCCTTgcagaggatgaggaagaggatgaggatgagCAACGCGATGACACAGTTAAAAGAAATTGCCACGACCGCTCCAGTGGAGAGAGCAGCCCCCATCGCCACTGTCCTGCAGGAAGaagcagggccagcagctcGGCCCCACACTTGGGATGCCAGCGCAGCGATCAAGCGCGCAGCCTCCACCCACCGGCATTGGCAGGGGACAACGGGGACAGCAGCGGTGCCGGCggtgggacagggctggggccaggcgGGCAGCAGGACAGCGTCGCCCCGTCACAGTTTGGCCGCTTGCAGCCGTGTCCTGGGCTTCACCGCACCGCTGGGAAGGATCGATTGGAGCTTTTCCTCGGCTTCCCCTCCTCCggcagggcagtggggacacggggacccctctcctccctcctgcacctGGAAGGGAGAAAGTCACCGTCACCCGCCGGCATGAGGGGACACGCTGCCCGAGccccgaggggctgcgggggtgccAGAGGGCAGTGACCCCAGGGCCCAAGGGGCTCCGCTGGGGTTTGGagactgctgcagctcccaggtcAGCTGCTGTTTGGGGGGATCTCTCCAGCACCCCACACCCCAGCTGTCCCCCCCCGTCCCATGCGAGGGCCACCAAGCTGGAGCTGTCCCCAGTGGGAGACCCATCGCCTCATCCCAGCCCAAACCGCCTCCCCGGGGCGTCCCCGGGCGGCCTCGGCCCAGCTcttctcccccctccacccGCTTCTCCTGCCGCCTGGACCCCGCTGCGAGGTCCCGCACCCCAAAACCGGCGAGCGGCTGGGCGGGCAGCAGGTGCGGGGCCGGGACAGCCCCCTCTTGTGCTTTTGACCCGGGTCGGGTAGAGCCGCAGTTTCAGGCGTGCCCCTGATCCCCCGCCGCGCCCAGGAGCAGGACACCCGCGGAGCCCCCGGCCCGCAGAGGGGCACCGGGCGGCAACAGGTCCCGCCGCACCCGCCCTCCCGTCGCGGGGCTCCGGCCTCACCTAcctgccccgctccgccccgggaaccgccggggccccgccggcgggcgggcgggcggcgctgccggggccggggccggggccggggccggggccggggccggggcccggtgCCCGGTGCGGAGCGGGGtgcgggcgcggagcggggcggcggtgcccggtgcccggtgcgGAGCCGCCGGGGGCCGCTCGGTGggtgccgcagccccgcgcgctgcccgctccctcccgccggcagcggggggcgGGCCCTGCTGGcgccccgcccctgccccgccccttCATTGGTGGCCGCCCCCCAGCGGTCGTGCGCCATTGGGCGAGCGCTCGGCTCGGGGCCCGCCCCCTCGGCCGGCGCCCACGTgagcggcggggagcgccggcgggcagcgcgcgCTCTGccggcccggcctggcccggGCTGCCCTGACCCGtccttccccagctgcctgcactgccctgccctgccctgccctgcccgcccgtgctgcccgtgctgcccatactgccctgccctgcccgcccgtgCTGCCCAtactgccctgccctgccctgccctgctgcccatactgccctgccctgccctgccctgcccgcccgtgCTGCCCAtactgccctgccctgccctgccctgcccgcccgtgCTGCCCAtactgccctgccctgcccgcccgtgCTGCCCAtactgccctgccctgccctgcccgcccgtgCTGCCCATactgccctgcccgccctgccctgctgcccatactgccctgccctgccctgcccgcccgtgCTGCCCATactgccctgcccgccctgccctgcccgccctgctgccagtgctgcccatactgccctgcctgccctgctgcccgtgctgcccatactgccctgccctgcccgccctgctgcccgtgctgcccatactgccctgccctgccctgccctgcccgcccgtgCTGCCCAtactgccctgccctgccctgctgcccatactgccctgccctgccctgcccgcccgtgCTGCCCATactgccctgcccgccctgccctgctgcccatactgccctgccctgccctgcccgcccgtgCTGCCCATactgccctgcccgccctgccctgctgcccatactgccctgccctgcccgccctgctgcccgtgctgcccatactgccctgcctgccctgctgcccgtgctgcccatactgccctgccctgcccgccctgctgcccgtgctgcccatactgccctgcctgccctgctgcccgtgctgcccatactgccctgccctgcctgccctgctgccctgccctgcccatactgccctgcctgccctgcggCCCGTGCTGCCCATACTGCCCTGCTGTTCCACTCACCCTGcgtgctgcctgtcctgccctgcctgccctgcccacgctgcctctgctgcccctgcccgtACCGCCCTGCCTGTGTGGCCCAcactgcccctgcctgccctgcccgggggcagcgctgcctggctctccctgctgctgccttgtcctgccctgctcctgcgcacacatgtgcacacacagcgCATACATttgcacacacacgtgtgcacacaGAGGGCCTGTGGCCCTGTGCACACAGGGCGCTGAGGGTGGAGCGACTGGGCctgggctggggtccctgctgGGACAGGGGGGGgccgcaggcaggcaggggtgggcaCAGGCACCGCCACAGCCCGTGGAGGGGGGGACAGGTCATTTAGGGACATTCGGTGCCCCAGGAGCCTGGGTGGTGGCGGCCTCATAGGCACAGCCGGCTTCTCCCTGTCCTGCGCAGCGGGAAACCGAGGCACGGGGCAGCCCGTCGCAGGGATGCCGCACGCCAGCCCCCCTACGGGGACGGGAGCCAAAGGtgctctggtgtggggtgcCACCCCAAAGGGGGGATGCTCCTGAAGGACATGGACTTGGCACCCaggggaggaggctgggggcACACGGGGGGCTCTCCCCACAGCTGTGGGGGCTCCTGGAGACCCCCGGGGATTAGGTCCCAAcacctgcagctgctctgaaaaGCCACAGCCAGCCGCTCCTGCTCCGTCCCGGGGAAGGAAAGCTCCAGCGTTGCCAGGTGCCGCAGCACCCAGAAGGGAGAGCCACCACAGTCAGAGAGGGTAACTTTCAAACggtgaaacaaaacaagaatcaCTTTGCAGCTTTGACGAGAAGGCGTTAATTGTGCCACCGCCACGAGGGAGGATTACACGGGCCGTTTGAGGATCCAGCTACCCGCTAAGAGGATGTTTTTAACGGTAAACACATTGCCTGTTGCAGTGTCAGAAGCCGCCTGACCAGACACTTGAGCATCCTTCCTTGGCATTTATTGCTAACCTAATTAGTCAAGAAAAGCAGTCTTCTCCTCAGATGTAAGTGAGCAGCAGCCGGGAACAGCACAAAGATAAATCAGCTGAACTCTACCCAGTCCTCACCGGCACAAGCAGAGAGCTCTGGGCACTTCCCCGGGCACCTCGTTAGCTCTGGGGATAACGGTGGGCGCAGCACAATGAGGCCACCagcagaaggggaggggaggacgAGGCGTGCAAACCTGGCACCCTCCCGGCTCGCGCCGGGCACTCGGCCGGTGAGCGAGCTCACGGTGAGGCAAGGCAAGCGCCCGAGCGCTGTGCAAGCGGGGGAAGCCTGGTCTGTGAAGGTGTCGCATCTCCTACTCCCCTGGTTTAGGTAAAATCCCTTCTCTAAATGCTGGTGTTGTTTCTCCTTGACTCGACAAAGCGGAATGCCAGGCCCAGCTGGAGCTCACCACCACAGGCAGTGAGCCAGGAAGAGCGGGCAGGACAGGCAGCGCTCAGGACAGGGTGCGAGCAGGGGCTGTCCTGGCGAGAGCTCAGGCTGTCACAGGGAGCAGCGCTTTCTCCCTGCCCAGCGTTACTTACCAGCgctgctgcagaagggaaaCTATTGCGGAAGAAAAGATGCTCCGTCCTTTGCCTCAGTCGGCAGAGTTTAGGCCAAGTCTTTCTGAGACTGCAGTTCTAGcgggtttaaaagaaaaacaaagaatacCAAAAagcttcccaggaaaaaaaaaaaaaaaaaaaaagcaaccttgACCTTTGTTGGATATTAAAGGTGAACAGCgaaggcaggaagaaaaccTGCCCCCCTTATCAGGGTGCATTTACAGTCACGAGAGGGAAAAACTCGGAGCAGCAGGTCCCCTCTTCCTCAAGCGAGAGAGCCAAGTTTCAgccagcagccgcagccccaCCAGCAACGCTTACAGGGTGACCTCCAGTGGGATGAGGAAGACATGACAAATTTCACATTACATGAAGaggaaactttattttaaatccatcTCTGTGCATTATAAAGGagcagaaaggggaaagaacagGGTCCTTTGGAGCTTACCGTTACCACCACCCCAGGGCACTCGTGCAGCTACAGGATTTCAGGCTGGTTACAACATGAATCGACTCCCACCGCTTTGGCAGAGAGAGGTGTAACCGTCAGCTCCACCGAGGTGAAAGGAGGGCAGAAAGGATGCGACGTGCACACAATCGCAGACAGAGCCGTACCCCTGCAGTCCTACATTCAAACCGCCCGATGGGCTCAGCAGACGGACCTTCAGGCACAGAAGAAGCGGCCAACCCAGCCCCGTGC
Coding sequences within it:
- the ENHO gene encoding adropin, with amino-acid sequence MGAALSTGAVVAISFNCVIALLILILFLILCKACRTPSCPKKSPGSDMDEARNEEKYLLQP